Proteins from a genomic interval of Stenotrophomonas sp. WZN-1:
- a CDS encoding LysE family translocator — MPATSDLLAFALISLGMVLTPGPNMIYLVSRSICQGRRAGLISLGGVALGFVFYMLCAALGITALLMTVPFAYDALRIGGALYLLYLAWQALKPGGRSPFAVRDLPPDGPRKLFAMGFLTNLLNPKIAVMYLSLLPQFLHPEGHGSVLMQSLVLGFTQIVVSVSVNAVIAVMAGSIAGFLAARPTWQVVQRWLMGTVLAGLAVRMAVEGRR; from the coding sequence ATGCCCGCGACCTCAGACCTGTTGGCCTTTGCCCTCATCTCGCTGGGCATGGTGCTCACGCCCGGGCCGAACATGATCTACCTGGTCTCGCGCTCGATCTGCCAGGGCCGCCGTGCCGGCCTGATCTCACTGGGCGGGGTGGCGCTGGGCTTCGTGTTCTACATGCTGTGCGCGGCACTGGGCATCACTGCCCTGCTGATGACCGTGCCGTTCGCCTACGACGCGCTGCGCATCGGCGGCGCGCTGTACCTGCTGTACCTGGCCTGGCAGGCGCTCAAGCCCGGTGGCCGCTCGCCGTTCGCGGTACGCGACCTGCCCCCGGATGGCCCACGCAAACTGTTCGCGATGGGTTTTCTGACCAACCTGCTGAACCCGAAGATCGCGGTGATGTACCTGTCGCTGCTGCCGCAGTTCCTGCACCCGGAGGGCCATGGCAGCGTGCTGATGCAGTCGCTGGTACTCGGCTTCACCCAGATCGTGGTCAGCGTGAGCGTCAACGCGGTGATCGCGGTGATGGCTGGCAGCATCGCCGGCTTCCTGGCCGCGCGCCCGACCTGGCAGGTGGTGCAGCGCTGGCTGATGGGCACGGTGCTGGCCGGGCTGGCAGTGCGCATGGCGGTGGAAGGGCGGCGGTAA
- a CDS encoding acyl-CoA thioesterase, with the protein MTPIPETVPPTEVRMAEIVFPNHTNHLGTLFGGQALAWMDKAAFLAAARYSRRTVVTARSDQVDFKLPIRIGQMVETIGRIVEVGRSSMKVEVELVAEDLHSGERKLCTRGHFVMIALDEEGHPIAVPPLPAA; encoded by the coding sequence ATGACCCCGATCCCCGAGACCGTGCCACCCACCGAAGTGCGCATGGCCGAAATCGTCTTCCCCAACCACACCAACCACCTGGGCACCCTGTTCGGTGGCCAGGCATTGGCATGGATGGACAAGGCCGCCTTCCTGGCCGCCGCCCGCTATTCGCGCCGCACCGTGGTGACCGCGCGCAGCGACCAGGTCGACTTCAAGCTGCCGATCCGCATCGGCCAGATGGTGGAAACCATCGGCCGCATCGTCGAAGTCGGCCGCAGCTCGATGAAGGTCGAGGTCGAACTGGTCGCCGAAGACCTGCACAGCGGCGAGCGCAAGCTGTGCACCCGCGGCCACTTCGTGATGATCGCGCTGGACGAGGAAGGCCACCCGATCGCGGTGCCGCCGCTGCCGGCTGCCTGA